The window ATGTGATCAATAGCAATTACAGTTTAGAATATGAAATTCTCTGTGTAttcaaatacaacaatacTGGCAGGCCATATCTGCAATTACAATGGTACATGGGCGTTATCACTAGGATCCATTCATCAGTAACTATAGCTAGACTAGTATGCTGATAGATTATGTAGTCTGTTTGATTAGCCGGTTTTTTCATACAACAGCAACTGAGTTAGTTGAGAAATATTAGAACTTGAAATTTTAAATGATAACAATGCGCGtgcactgcattccaattgccTATCATTGGTCTGGCTAAAGAACTGACCGCCCACAGCAGTACctgtattactgtaaccctatgCGCGTCTGCCCACAACTAACTACAAAGAGACGTCTTGCACAAGTTGAATAAGCAGATATACCTCCAACTAGGTCCTTGGGGTATGGTATGCTATCAATGACaaaacaattgctgcagcactaatactCAGCATTAAAGTAATGAGAGAAAACTAATGCATTGTGTGGCATTATGTCTAATGCTTTGTGTATAATGCTGAAACGCTAGTATGCAGCTCTAATACGCAACACTAATACGCAGCTGATTGAGTATTAGTGTTGCAGCAAGTTTTGGCATAGCACGCCATATTGGGGAGCACTTTCCTGACACAGTAGTTGAAGATGCAGATGGGCTGGCCAAACTGGCTGGGAAATCTTTCTTTTGTCTCCAATTGGCACCACACGCAACCAACCTGTACATCCACGTGAGGTTCGTTAAAAGGCAACTTGCAGCATCAAATTTCCAATGTGATTGTCGTGAAATTAAGGAGCCACATGCACTGCCTGACAACTACGACACAAACTTGGAGCATTACATGACTAGATGCTCATCGCCACTGGCATTACTAATGTTTCTCTATTTATTAGAAAGCTATACTGTTTTCATACACATATAACTGTTAATGATAGAGAGAAAGCTGACTCCACTCTGAATCACAGTAAATACCTGTCAAAGTGTTTTATACTTTCTCATCGGTTTGAATTGTCGAGTTGGATCAGGAATGTAGTACTTATCCCAGATATCTACATATTGAGCCGGGCTACCCCACGGTTTGTAACCGCCGTTCCAGTGCAGCAAATGAGCTTCTTGTAAGAACTGACGAGAATATCTACTGCCCGTACTCCAACCTGCAACACCAAAAGGACATAAGAGAGATAAGAGAGCAGCacactagtaaatgaagctgtgttctactcactTCAGAgctatgtgcgtgcgtgtgtagttgtgtgtgtgtgtgtgtgtgtgtgtgtgtgtgtgtgtgtgtgtgtgtgcatgtgcgtgcgtgcatgtgtgcattaGCAAAGCCATGAATGAGTTTGGTTGAgtcgaccactcactccactgcgtgcatgcatgtatgtgtgtgtgtgtgtgtgtgtgtgtgtgtgtgtgtgtgtgtgtgtgtgtgtgtgtgtgtgtgtgtgtgtgtgtgtgtgtgtgtgtgtgtgttattgaaAATAGTTAAGTTATAGATGGTCTAGCTCCTGTGTATCATCCCAGATATTTGTAATACTCAAAGAGCCATTACTACAATACATACAGCACTAATGTATGTAGAATCATTATACAGGGTGTCTCCAAAGTTTGGCCGCATAAAGGTCACAAATACTCAGAAATGCTCAGAAATGTGCAATGGTCTTGCATTGAACGCGTTAGATAGTAAACGTCATTTTGAACATGCATTATAAAACTGATATATTAACTCATAAttgataaattaaataataatctCTTAGTGGTTTTGTTCATACTTTTCCTACGGAGCCATGCAGGCTTTTGTGACACCCTGTATGTTCCTGTTTCACGGCCAACGGCAGCAATTTGAAAGTGGAGCACCATAACGCACGTTAACGGGGCATACTTTAACACACGTTATAAGCAACCggcttaattaaaattaattaattaattaaaagaactTACTACTGTAAATGCAGGCCATTCTTGCATACCTCAAAACTGAAGACAATTGGCAGAAACACTATGAGGTAAGTCTCTAAAGACATTATtctatttaatcagctatttACATGACCGAAAGTATGCGGCAATAGATATTTGGCTGAagtcaaaattttaaaaagtggggcggccatggcTGCTGCGGCTTCATCAGCCCTGTGTTTGGATACTGAACGATGCAGGTCAAAGTCATCTTCATGTGATTTGTCTAGCTAGCTCCTCACACCTCAAGAAAACTCTTTACTATAGAAGGAGCTATATAGCAAAGTAGTCTATCACATGATGATTTCATCATTCAGTGACAAATTTCACTGCTGATGCTTGAACACTATTGAtgctgacgctcagctgagcatcaacatcaaagacatcGCCTTGACGCAGgcagcatcctttgatgttgacgctgatgtTGACGCTGGACTAGGactcatttctattccagcgttaGCATGacatcagcatcagcatcagcatcaatattgtgaaccaggctttagttTTCGTTGTACTCTGTTCTGTCATAGAAAATCCCTTCAATGATAACAATCTGTTCCTATGCATCTGCTTGTCTAAGTTAGCATCAGTTATTATCGGTCAGTCTAAGCTACCcttcaaataaacaaatttcaGACACACAATCACTGTCTGACAAATAATAATCTAAAAAATTGTTGCACAAATGTAGAAAACTATTGCATTTGTATTTCAACCAAATGTCATCATAATGATGTAGCTAGACCCTCTCCTGCAGCTACAGACTAATAATCATGATGCTCACTGCTACTCACCGAGATGTCGAACGTGCCACATTGGATCAAGACGTGAATACTTGTTATGGAAAACAATCATCATGGGAGGTTGAGAGCCACCGCCTCCATCCTGACCTCCATAAATGTTTTCCCTAATCATTACTCATTCATTTGTCCAACAATTGAATCCAATACGTAAATGAAAAAATCCTACCTTGTGTTGAGTTCGGACCAATATTCAAGTTTTATAGTGACATCGTGTTCCCTCCATCGTTTCACATCGGCCACAAACACACCAGCACTAAATGAGCATGTCTGTGGTGAGATGCCCAGTTTTTGAACACGCTCATTAGCATAATTCAAAAACCGGAAAAAGttattctaataaaattatttaacaCACAAAAATCATTGATTATGTGACACAGACAACATCCATTTAGACTAACTCGAAACAAGTTGAATCGTTTGGCAATTGCACTGCAGTCGTCAGAGAAGGCAGCCAAGTGATCATCAGATATAGAAACTGCAGCCAATTCTTTGATATCTCCTGTACATGCAGTTGTTATTGCCAATTCGTAAAAAATGTTGAGCTACTGACCTTGAACAATGCAATCGTCATCGATGTAGATAAGACGTCCATTGAAGTCAGGAAGAAGATACGGAATGTAAAATCGAGCATAATTCAACtatagacatgcatgcacagcCAAGTTGTCAATATTAAACTTTACGTCCAACTTTTGAGTGAAAAACATGACAAAACACAATACCTACACGTACAGCTCCGTGATAGttcacaaaacaacaacacaaagtgACTCCAGAAATAAGCTATAGATCAGCAGTGCATGGCAAAGTGACCACTTGATGCTCTTAAAGCTCCATGTGCAATTGACAGCAACTACAGCTTAAGTCATGTCCACACTAGatcagaatggatcgcgatccgatcgggttAGCGAACGTCCACACTGCATTTTGGAAACAATACATTCGTCTCTTTttcggtatcacgtgactaactgATGTGTACATGTCGGTTCTCTGCTTtggaaagcattgatacagGCAAcataaggtgagcgagaacgaAGACGAGTGAGAAAGGTTAGATGTTCCAACTACACTCGTAGcatacgtgaaggtaacgcccactatttctaattggattcaaccatGCGATTGACTCCACCTtccgatgtggattggatttatcgtgATCGGATCGCAATctagttgcaagtgtggacagcgttgcggtcaAATTGTGATCAGATCAGTttccagtgtggacagggctttagTGTACAGTACGCCTCCATGGGCAGTACCAGTATCTCCTCTTTTGTCTACTAACACGTGCTTTCAAATAACAAACTTACTGGACTTTTGAGCCTTTGATTTGAAGAACGAACAACGTACTTTCCTGCAACCCTGTTCTCATCAAAAACGATAATTTCTCTTTTTATTCCTTTCAAGTCTGTCTGCTCTATCCATGTCTTCAAGTGATTGTGAGATGCTTCGTCAGTCACCAAATGAAAAATCACTGATGTATTTGTATGCAGACGAATAGAGTTGATCAAAGCCACCATCCCACCAAGAGTATTCTCATCAGAACAGATCATGATGTGAACAGCAGTAGGGTCGCCCGTGTCCACAACACGATCATTTCCTGCTGCACGCTGGTAGGCGAATTTCATGGACAAGTTTGATGTGTTGCTACAGCCACGAATCTCAGTACATGAAACCATACCAAACCTGCAACGGCTAGAAAACACAATCATAATGTCAAGATGATGACATCATACACTTGACAGTCACACTGATAAAATGATGTACATATCTGCTATAAGTTTCCCTTTAACTATAGActctattttatttatattaacaaGAGCATCAGAAGGACATTGGTTGCACAGCCATAGCCATCAGTTTTCAAAAAATGGACTTCTGCCAGTCACTCATTAGCATATACTTCCTGTAGctaattaaatagctaattaacgtgcgttagctttatgaccacgcctacttaaCGTGCTAGACCGGATTTGCTTCCCATGCAGCTTTATCTACAATGATGAGCATAACCAACCTCTAACTCACATCGTTAAGTCGTCATTTATATGTTAAGAAAAACAGCTTTAATGAGATCAATGATGCCcttattattattgaattaaTTTGATGTTATATGGGTTTAATTAACTTTCAACATTCTAGCTTGGAGATTTCAAATGATGACTGCAATATTCTTTCTCAATCTCCAATCCAGCTTCACGTTCACAAGACCTAGACTACAAAACCACAACGTTGGAACCAGTTCTTCTTACAAACCCACCAATGCACTAGCTGAGATCCTCCagagctatatatatatatatatatatatatatatatatatatatataacaaaataaaaataaaatataaatgtgtgtgtgtgtgtgtactcatTGACCTTGAAAGTGTTAGCAGTGTACTCTAGCTTATCTCTAGCGGGGcattagactgtaatagtggGATACAATTGttgaacatacatacagtgtcACCACACAAACCAACAGTGAAAATCAATATCTGCAGTAATGCACAAACTCTAGAAGAAACACTATGACAATACCACGTCCAACATCCGTCTTGAATGTCATATCCCTCTTTGAGCATCTTCTCTCCATATTGGCATCCTcctgaatacacacacaaaacacaaaagaCTATTCAATGTCTAATTACGAGCCTGCACTGGACATCACACCACAAGATAACACCTTTCTTACAGAATAACACCACTTGGCCATACCATATCTGAGAACTGCTGTGTAGATGAGTAGTGCAAGGAGCAGTAGAGCTAGGAATTTGACAGCCGCTAACAATATGACAGACAATATATAGCCGCATGAATCTTATCGCGTCATATTCTAAAGACGTGACTCACTGGGAACGCTGCACAGCCTCATCCAGCACAGAGAAAGAGGCCAAACAAACGCACAACAGCAGCCTGCTATCCAGGTTATGCCGAATAGCCCGGATGTGATCGCAGGTGCGTGCCCGTGAACTCACCGTGCCTCTCAGCGTAGACAAATACAAATGACaaagacagaagacaaacataaaaagcaaactaaattACGTACAataacagtttaattaaccaactTCTAAAGCTAAAGTCCATAGATAGTTACTACAGTTTTTCCCGCGCAATTATCTGATTggggcaatcaattatccgcttcaggcaaccaattatccggttgggataaccaattatccgactcagccaatcaattatccgattgggacaaccaattatccaaTCTCGCTCTGGCAAGTTGTACACTTCGCGAATGAAACTCTCACATTGCGTCGCTGGTCAGTTGTTCAGCGCTTTGGGTCTAGTCAAAACTCTCAGATTGATAGCATCGTGGGAAACGCTAggacaattaaattaataagcTACTACACATGTGACTGTGAGGATCCAGCTGCAGCGCGCCGCAACTGCTGTACGCATCAATTAATCTCATTGACTTGAGGGAAAAGACCACTGCACCACCGACACTCTCAGCTTCGCGCTCTCATCCAATTCTGAGTGAAACAAAATCACAGTCGCATAACGATCGACCTGGAGAATCTAGAGCTACCGGCCTAGACTGTAGACGTAACAGTACCAGCAACGTGTGTTTGACTAGCGTGGTTGCTAATTAATTCTGCTGAgttctacagtacatattCTCTCTGGCTAATcttgcttgcatgtgcagctGTAACGGTGAGTACATGCTAGCTAGAAAGCGCGTTGAGGCATAAAGCATCTGCTAGGTCCCCTAGTGCGTCAGGACACAAATGTAGCTAGCAGAAGTTGCCGtcttgctgtgacaagagtctgaccctcactgcaacaactgcaactgcgCCATTTCTCTGTGTGGTCATCCGCGCTGGTTggcgataattaattaccagacAATTACTGATGGTTTTTTCTCCGCGATTAATGAATAGCGAAAACAAATTACCCTGTTTACTGGTGCAGCAGTAACGGCGACAACATTCGTCAGTGTACGCGCTATTATTCCTCTAAACAGCGCTTCTATAACTACACTGCTCACTACGAGTcagataattggttgccccaaccggataattggttgaaTGAGTCGACGTCGGtaaattggttgccccaaccgaaTAATTGGTTGACTGaagcggataattggttgcctcaaccggataattgattgactgagtcggataattggttgtcacAACCAGACAATTGcgcgggaaatactgtagtagacTAGAACCACGACACTACCTAGTTAActagttttacggtatccgtaggcgcctcgcattggtgagtaacacgtccaacggagttttctgactgtctactgaaacgccacGTCCTAGCTAgttagctagacaatacgtatttgttgaaaacCTGCTGATGTCATAGAAGTAAACATTCAAACTTCCTACTAGTTTAGCTAGGCCTggtaggtagtcgtcgtttcgcGATCGTGATcgaaatgtacagtataattatgcactcagttccgttgtaacgacagtacGTGCTATGGTATTTGCTGacagaaattgatattggcaaccattgactatcaacagtgctAGATACAGCACAGTGTCGTGTAGTAAGGGATTGATCATTGATCATAATGTAGTATGGGATGTgtaaatagttgactgtaggtggcattcagttTCTGAAGGCGTTTctcggttgtcaagtacacacaatccataactactagttgtacggtatccgtaggcgcctcgcatttgtgagtaacacgtccaacggagttttcagaccgtctactgaaacgccgagtcctagctagacaatacgtatttgttgaaaccctagctgtcatggaagtaaacatgcaaacttcctagtagtttagattacgtctagAGGTCTGGTATAGGTAGCCGtagttttgcgatcgtgatcaagacaattgaaatatacagtctaggtatgcactcagttccgttgtaacgacagtggtatggtatttactgacatagagattgatatcagcaaacattgactatcaacagtgttagatgcagcacagtgtagtaaatactaaaaaaattatcttactgtagtacgggacgtgtgaatagttgactgtaggtggcattcaactcctgaaggtgtttcttggctGTCAAGTatacacagtccctagctacaatacaaaaggatggggcgacggaagttcatgaagcgttttcgtcgccgtttggtcacttgcacgaatcgttcctagactcatctgtagtcggacacggaaacgattctTAGGGTAGGttctatcatgaaacgtggtcgtggggaggagaaatttgaaatttgtgcgtacacacacacacacacacacacacacacacacacacacacacacacacacacacacacacacacacacacacacacacacacacaccaaaaactcgatggagagccatataggaccacgcccatttctgttgtgcgacccagattagaagcctcgctacgctcggcagcAATACAAAAAATGGAGCAAAGGAACTTCGTGAGGTATTTTCGTCGCCGAttggtcacttgcacaaatcgttcctatactgatctgtagttGGACACGAAACcaattttttgaagtaggtcgGTCCTATAATGAAACGTgaggaggagaaatttgaggttcgtgtacgtgtgtgtgtgtgtgtgtgtgtgtgtgtgtgtgtgtgtgtgtgtgtgtgtgtgtgtgtgtgtgtgtgtgtgtgtgtgtgtgtgtgtgtgtgtgtgtgtgtgtgtgtgtgtgtgtgtgtgtgtatacatacatatatatcgAGAGTTCGATACGGGGAatcatataggaccacgccccttttgGTGTGCGACCCAGCCTCGCTATGCTCGGCAGTTAATAACTAGAGTACTTCATGCTAAAGGTTATGACTCGACTCTTGAGTCTCGAGcttttagctaattaatttaaaataaaaattcagATTGAACCTCGTCTCACTATTTAGGTACTGATTACCACAGTTTTCCGTATCTAGACTCATTTAGGCAATAGTAAGTCATGGGTAGAGTGACTTGCTCGCTCTATCTTGATAattcagtggcgtaggaagatgttcacgagcgcGCGGGGCATTGTACCGTGGCTCTTCGTGgatgtaccgtggatgtcatcatgagtataTCTACTTCGCTTGCCAAATCGTAAACATATGTGCAAAAGTCACCGGTACagaaaatttaaataattaaaattccTACATTGAGCCAGGGCTTCAGCCCCAGTCTCCGCTTCCTACACCATTGTAATATGAATGAAATTAGGGGCCTCTCTTTTTCTGGTCCATGCAATTTAAGAGAATGGATTCAATTCGAAACGTAgccaaatttttgaaagaggcgTTTCGTATCTATGCATACCAGTCCGAAGTATGCATATTAGCTGTATAATGCCTCATTGTGTAATCTAGCTCTCTGTCGTTCTCGATATCCCTCTCCAAACGACCGGTTTGCGGAAGAAAGAAACGTCTTTATCGCGCCCTGATCTGCTGAAACATTTAGCAACTATACACAATACAATGAaagagaagcacattacagtgctaaaccctcggccggtgtATGTAATTacatatctcgtcacgtgatatgtttgcatactgaggttttagTCCAACCCACTCGTCCCAGGTAAATGCATTcgtctagctaaacaaagATGCAAAGCCACGTTTCCAGACTTGCGTACTTACAAgtcagtcgcttcgtccgacaaacagacgcgctgtcatggacaatgcacgttctccttcgcaaattcccgcgGAGCGCCAAAATTCTATTGAAGACAACACTAgtgattttgcaacaacaccacggtcactcagccacgcacaccgaaatttcaagctgtcagactgtaGAAATattatgcagaaacactgtggaacaagcaaaatgatCTACCGAGTCAGGTACAGCTTTaggctggatttacaatatgcaaacgcttgagcgtcgcgtcgcgtcgcgtagtacaaattcaaattgtaaatggtcgacgcgacgcgacgttcgacggaagcgacgcgacgcgtcgaaatagaaccaagttctatttgaacgtcgaaccggaagctcttcacgtcgcgtcggaagtagcaccttgatctcgaccaatcacagccaactataaatgcacgtgtggctttcgtcagcaatgattattgatttcggcgctgtactcgacgttgaacggtctatagattgtgtagggagctgtccttgccTGTGGATAATCAACTGCAAGATGTAGAAAGACCTGCGTGCAAGGGAGAACGCgcagaaattgattttgagcaagttgGGGGTTCCAGCAGAGttgtgctagtagaaaatcgaagcgcgagtggtcagttcaataattcaggcagcaACGTCTACGGCGtgctgaaatcgtattgtgaatgatgcgacgcgtgtgacgcgatacgtgccactcccacgcaagacaacgtgaaaggacgcacgcgacgcgacgctcaagtgttgccatattgtaaatccagctttagaCGTACGCATGGCGCCTGAATCGACACCTTCGCTCTATAGACGTCTGGTTAcatgttggtgggaaaacaagcacgtgcaaatgtagactaggtGTTGGTTGTTTTTATGTGCTAAACTCGTAGGTAACTAagcaccatgtacaggacggaccaaacaaagagaggtggagccatAGTAGCTTATGAAGACGTCATGCAAGTTCGTGTAAtagtcggtaatgacaccacttctcgtctattggtcggaatagcttcatttgcatctgcgttAATCGAGTATACATACGGACGTATGGTGACTGGTCGCACGTCGGACGACTACTAgtccggatatccgggcctctgGTAATTACTACTACACCGGCGCCAGCTATAGATCTCAACACGAGCAGTTGAGTACAACCAAATGGCGACTTCCGGCATTGTGACGTCACTTGAAAACGCTCTATTGTGTCGTAGCTGTTGAGTAAGACACAATGTCTATAAAATCGACTTCCTTTGCTCTGATGCTTTCATTATTTGCTTCATACCCACTTACACAAAGTGATCAAACCCTTTGCCCTAGTGACTGTAACGATCGCAGTCAATACCTCGACGGAAGCGTCCAGAAGTATCTTCTCTGCTGGAAAGTTGATTGGACTAACAATTCGATCACATTTTCGGCGCGAGTTGCTACTACGGGATGGATTGGTTTGGGATTCTCACCAACAGGATTTATGACAAACTCCGATGTCGTCATCGGTTGGGTAAAGAGCGGGAAAGCCTATCTAACAGTCAGCTGCTATGACGTCAATTTTGCCATCATTTATCTATTGATATGTATTACTTTTGCAGGATAGATTTGCTACCAGCAGGGCTCTGCCTCAAGTCGACAAGACTCAGAATGTAGAGCTTTTGGAGGCGTACGAATCCAACAAGACGACGGTCATAAAATTTAGAAGAAATCTGGCTGCTTGCGAACCCAAAGACCACAGTATCGAGGTATGTACGGTTGCCCGTCAAATATACTGTCTAAAACCAGCTAGTGGCGTCGCTTGGCCCCAAATTAATACTGAGAGACCAACctttgtatacacacacacacacacacacacacacacacacacacacacacacacacacacacacacacacacacacacacacacacacacacacacgcacgcacacacacacacacacacacacacacacacacacacacacacacacacgcacacacacacacacacatatatatatatatatatgtatttattaatgtataaGAAATATGCCTATAcctacaaattttaattagcAAGCCCGTAGATTGGGGGGAGTTCGAGGGTTCGGAGGGTTCGGACGCTGTGAAGGTCTGATTTCGATCCAAAGTCACTTGTTCCATCTTGGACTCCTTCAGATCTACTGTGATGTAAAAGTAGATCTAGACAAACTAAGTAGTGGAATGCTTTGCTCATCGTCAAATTCATTTTTTCAGATTAGCTGGAGGTATAGAATCGATCTCTTGCAGTAGGTTTAGTGTTTGCTTTTGACTTTACCAGAATTGCTGATCTCTAACTACGATAACTACACGTATGTGTATACATTAAAAATACGTGACaggtttgtgacgtcataagtCCATTTTAATGTATTTACGCACCGTCCATTTTTAACGTTAGAACTACGGCCTTGACTAGGGACTATGTAGAGCAATGACACTAATAGAACACTTTCAATGCGCTCTGCTAGTAGGCAGATTGGCAAAGTGTCTAAATTAGCTGATAAAgattataatttaatttcgTGCTTGCAAGAGTTTAATGATCATATTAGATAGCTACGTACGTTACCCTGTTTTAAGTGCGTTCTTTACTTTGTTTTACTAGTATATTACTCTACATTAAGTCTTCAAATAGTCTACATTTCGTTGTTTACTTGACCTGACCGGTATATTACTTAGACGTTTCTGTTAGCAAGGTACTACTCGCGTCATATTTGCTTATCACATGGACGACCCACAATCTGAAACATC of the Corticium candelabrum chromosome 7, ooCorCand1.1, whole genome shotgun sequence genome contains:
- the LOC134182281 gene encoding glycosyltransferase 8 domain-containing protein 1-like isoform X1; this translates as MRLCSVPTAVKFLALLLLALLIYTAVLRYGGCQYGEKMLKEGYDIQDGCWTCRCRFGMVSCTEIRGCSNTSNLSMKFAYQRAAGNDRVVDTGDPTAVHIMICSDENTLGGMVALINSIRLHTNTSVIFHLVTDEASHNHLKTWIEQTDLKGIKREIIVFDENRVAGKYVVRSSNQRLKSPLNYARFYIPYLLPDFNGRLIYIDDDCIVQGDIKELAAVSISDDHLAAFSDDCSAIAKRFNLFRNNFFRFLNYANERVQKLGISPQTCSFSAGVFVADVKRWREHDVTIKLEYWSELNTRENIYGGQDGGGGSQPPMMIVFHNKYSRLDPMWHVRHLGWSTGSRYSRQFLQEAHLLHWNGGYKPWGSPAQYVDIWDKYYIPDPTRQFKPMRKYKTL
- the LOC134182281 gene encoding glycosyltransferase 8 domain-containing protein 1-like isoform X2, producing the protein MLKEGYDIQDGCWTCRCRFGMVSCTEIRGCSNTSNLSMKFAYQRAAGNDRVVDTGDPTAVHIMICSDENTLGGMVALINSIRLHTNTSVIFHLVTDEASHNHLKTWIEQTDLKGIKREIIVFDENRVAGKYVVRSSNQRLKSPLNYARFYIPYLLPDFNGRLIYIDDDCIVQGDIKELAAVSISDDHLAAFSDDCSAIAKRFNLFRNNFFRFLNYANERVQKLGISPQTCSFSAGVFVADVKRWREHDVTIKLEYWSELNTRENIYGGQDGGGGSQPPMMIVFHNKYSRLDPMWHVRHLGWSTGSRYSRQFLQEAHLLHWNGGYKPWGSPAQYVDIWDKYYIPDPTRQFKPMRKYKTL